The region GTCAATGGTCCAACGACATTCAGATCCACTGTCgtcaagccatactacagaccagaccacctttggagcgaccccgatgcgccacacgcgccgaatgagccgcatGCATACATGGGCAGCTTAACGCGTTTGCGTAAAACGTTTTAGCTTAAAACGTTTTAAAACGCTTTAACAGCTTAAACTGTTCACGCGTTTAAGAAAATCCTTAAACGCGTGAACGATTTAAAAACGCTATAAGAGGCTTGGCGCCAAGCACCCCACCTTTGCATCTCAAAAACTCTGCAACCACTCCCCACTAACCTGAAATCTCAACAAATCCATTATCTATAGCATCTATTATCGTTATGTCATCGAATACCTTGTCAGCAAGTGCGATATCAACGCCACCGTCGCGAAGACCCGCAACGCCGCCACACTTTGACGCTGTTATACGAACCGAAACTGTCTGTAACACCAGCAATGCAAAGCGCCAGCGTTTGAAAAAGCAGTATGTGTGCAAACGCTGTCGCTCATGGTTTAGCAGTCACCGAGTAAACTCTATCCACCATGTTCTAGCATATCATACAACGTCAGAGTCTTCTCAGCCCTCGcaaacttcttcttcgtcgtcgcaACCAGCTATCACTTCAGTGTTTAGGACTGTCTCTGATCAGACAATTATCCGCAACGCCTTCAATGAACAAGGGTATCGCGATGCGCTTGTCGGTCTTCTGACTCGACGTCGAATAGCCTTTTCATCAATCGAATGGTCTGAAATGAGGGATCTAGCGCTTGCTTGCAATCCATTTATTGAAGACCAGCTTATCACAAGTCGACGTACAGCCGTACGTCTTATCGCCTCGAATTATCAGCTTTATAAAGGCCATGTAATTAAAGGCAGCTTATCGACGGCTGTGAGTCCTATCCACATATCAACCGATCTCTGGACATCACCGTTCCGTTCATCTCTCCTTGCTGTATGCGCACAGTGGGTCGATCACGAATATAAGCTTCAGAAGGCTCTTTTAGGACTGCCAGAATGTCGTTACAGCCACTCTGGAGAACAGCAAGCGCACTTACTTCTTCAAACCCTCGAGGAATATGGGATACAGTCTAGAGTTGGCTGGCATACGGGTGATAACGCAACATCTAACGATACCTGTTTGGAGCATCTTGAAACCCTCCTTCGAACTAAGCACAACGTAAGCATGGCTTTTAATATAAAAATCGGCCTTCGCTGCTTAAGTTACGCGATGGTGCTAATATTAACAAGGTTAAATTTACTGCTAAAGAGCGCCGTATCCGATGTATCGGTCATATTATCAATTTATCCTTGCAGGCATTCCTGCTTGCATCCTCTAAGGAGGCTCTTACCGCTGCTCTCGACGCCGTAACGGATGTTATGGGGGAAGAGCTTCTCGCAGAGTTTTCAAGCGTTCTTACTTCTCGACAGAGAAACCCTAGAGCCCAAGCCCAAGCTGTTCCACAAACCTCACAGAGACAAAGGTTGTCTCGCCGAAGACGCAGCGTTGATAGCCATGGGTCTGTTGATGAGGACTTTTGTGGTATTGAGAACATCTCTACACTACGCAAATTACATCAACTATGTGTCTGGCTGCGCAACTCAAGTATACATGCAGCAGAGTGGGATCGCAAGGTAGGCCTCCGCTTAGGGATTGACAATCAGACTCGGTGGTCTTCATGGTACTCAGTTATGGATCGGGCTATTAAGAAGATGGCTGCAATTAAGGTCTTTATGCACGATAACGAGAAACACCTTAACGAGATCCGTCTTACTTCTGACGACTGGGATATACTACAAAAAGCACATACATTTTTACAACCATTTGCATCAGCAACGCTATACGCGGAGGGAGATAAATCGTCTATCTCTCAATCTCTTTTGATTATGGACTCTCTTTTAGTCCACTATGAGCAGCAAAAGGTAAGCATTAACGTGTTATCCGAACTTTAAGTCTTCGGTTAACAGCTTTATAGATACATTACTCTAAAGATGAAAATGAGGACCTTCGCATGGTTCGATCGATCGAGATGGGCTGGTTCGTACTTGAGAAGTACTACAACATGACTGATCAGGTTCCGGTGTACGCTTCCGCTATTCTTCTAAATCCCGCAAGTAGAGCAGCATATCTCAAGAAGAACTGGCCAGCCGAATGGTACGAACCAGCTATTAACGCTGCTCAAAACTTTTGGGTGAATGAGTTTAAGGACGCTTTGCCTTTAGCTAGCCCTACAGCTTCTCAACAAATGGCTCCTCCTTTAAAGCAACGCGGTGCCGTTCTCGATCAGATTCTACAACAGATGTCAGTTGCGGCGGCAGATCAATCAAACAGCGACGATCTTAAAATTTTCGCAGAAAGTCCAGTAATACAAATCGACTGTAGCCCTCTTGAATGGTGGTGCCGATCGGAGCAACGGCAGCGCTACCCTAGGCTAAGCAACATGGCTATCTCTATTCTTTCTATCGCTGCAGAGTCGTCCGAGCCAGAGAGAACATTCTCAGGTGCAAGAAGAACCTGTTCATGGGATCGGTCGAGGCTCACTTGCGCCAACATTGAGAAGATCGAGTGCATTGGCAGTTGGCTTAGGGAAGGCCACATAAAACCGTGTTCTCTCAACGGAATGGGTCTACCAATGGAACCAGAGCAAGATGACGAAGCAGAGATGATAGGGGATGAGGTAGAGGAGATTCTAGAATGGACATAACCCGGTCTTGGCATGATGTATCTTATATCGTTTTTATATCGTTTATATCGTTAAACGCTTTAACGTTATAAGGATTTTTGCTTAAACGCGTTAACGTTTTAAGGTTTGCCAAAACGATTTAAAAACGATTTGCCCATGTATGGCCGCATGAGCCGGTAGCAGTACCACCGGCAGTGCAACCACGCAGgagaggccgccctccagggtcaaagaacaagcggaaggcgcacgcgtacatcaccaagaaggagcaggacgatcttgagctagctatcaagctacgtAACGATGGAGTGATCACAACCTCAGGCGCCCCCTTTGAagcgtctgatgaccaagagatcagcgacctcgtaggtcgtggagtctttaaatttgagcaatacgacgagaggctacacagcaagatccggatcttcaagtcacgcctagtacgtgaggtcaagggaaagacaaccaagccctatgagaaatcccgcctagttatccaaggctaccaggaCCACGGCAAGGAGACTATTCTGACGCAATCTCCAACCATACAGcgatgtagccagcgcctgattatgtcgctggcgcccgaGATGGTACAACGCGGAATGAACATCGAGCTCCGTGACATTACGCAGGCGTATCCCCAGGCGCAGACAAccctgaagaggacgatactcgcacatcttcctactgagctagtccatcgatatccagaaggcacgctactccatgtgatcaagccgctgtatggaatcgctgaggcaggagtccactggtggacaacgtatcacggacaccattgcaaggaactggacatggcaacatcgacgtacgacccatgcctaTTGATCACGAACAGAGACGACGCAggcatcttcggcatcgttggcatgcagacagacgacactCTCATGCTCGGGACACCAGCGTTCTCGTCAcgtgaagagaagaagatccagaaggcagagTTCAGGTCAAAGCCAAAAGCAAGGCTGACACCAGAAGTGCAGTTAGACTTCaatggatgtacactcacgatggacgccagcagagtcttgacccttaggcagaaaggacaaggaggaaggatcaggcTTGTGGATATcagggcacccgaccgcgcgcaacagtacaccgagcagcgcgcccgcggagcgtacatcgcatcaacatgccaaccagaggcgtCATTTGACCTGTCCGTCGCTGCTCAAGctcagcaaccatcagacgaggacatcaaggcactcaacaaacgcctgaaatggcagatggagaatctcGATCGTGGCCTGCACTACGTCACTGTCAATCTTATGGAGGCCAAGTTGATGGTCTTTGTGGatggctcctttgccaacaacaaggacctcagctcacagctaggctttgtccttatgctcgtcaacgagtctattgacgtcaacaccttcacaatacagggcaacgtgatccactacagctctacaaaatgcaagcgcatcacacggagcgtactggcctcagagatctacggcatggtcaacggctttgacataggcattgcagttgcaaccacgctgaggatagttacagaacgacttagactacctgcaattcccttggttatctgtacagactcgtactccttgtacgagtgcctagtaaagcttgggacGACGAAGGAAAAGCGTCTCATGAttgacatcatggcgctgcgccaatcatatgagcgtcgcgagatcacggagatccgctggatcaatggtgaagacaatcctgcagacgccttcaccaaggcatcgccaaaccgcgctcttgaacgctttattgacggcaataagctgacagtccgagtagagggatgggtgcagaggccgacaagctttgatggttgatgctacacacagttaccatcaacacatactgtcactaccgatacaagcagagttactagctacccagaaagaaaagacttccagtgtcggatcgtgagtatcggtagagacgtcggctgctggacacttcggcccgacttcggcccaccttgcgcagagcttaggtataccttcgtagcagctatgttcgtagacaatcaatcaccatcaccgaacagaatgcattcctagttatcgttatttcctttcagcactagtgctatagaccttccaacaaCTACCCTATATACCTCTATCACTATTCTGCGTCGGTAAACTTAAACTCTACCTACTGTATGCACGTCCAACACGGCCTGCCTCGTCTTACTACTGTTGCTTAAATACCCACTATGCATTATTGTACTGTACCTTAACTCTATCCTTATCCTTATTACTACTGCTGTTCTTGCTACTCTCTCTTTACTTGCTCTATatttttctttacttctctttctattttctttacttctccttctttctctttatcttttgcttcttatgtccttctctataaacttccttatctttctctctctttcttcttctacctatcttctattccctttactatactcctcttaaattatatcgggtttcttttattcttctttcttttctaacatctctttttaatattattgaaacataatctcttatatctttttatttatatcttcttcttatgactctacttttatataaacttaatcttttcttctatcttcttattaatgtattcctaataacttgctctgtcttctactacaatcCTAATCCTTGAATCCTACTTAATTCTatgcttgatttctttcttaaacactatctaatatatactacaaactatacctgttttacctacctcatctatcgattatgaatctcaccaactttatactctctcttttcgaatctttcttttctttgctttatacctgcatacttatttttaacataaataactcttctttaaacttttgctcttactatacccttactgtgcttattactcttactactgttactatctttgcctctattataattactcttgcttctaccacggctacggctgctattcttgtaacttttccttctatcgcgactatcactcttactgtctattcaattacggttacgggttctactattgcaactcccgctgttcctgccgtccttgctgcttttaacatgctcgttattactcctacggctactactacacctgtgtttactgccgcttctacaaatatcgccactgcggcccctacgcttcctattcttgctatccactccgtccttgctgctctcgccattccagctgctcctgctgtcctcgctgctcctgctctcgctaattacgctcctactatttccgcccttactgctcttactcctgcagcttttactcttaatgcgcctactcctacggttactgctcttattgctgctactcttaatgctctagctctcactgctattgctctcgctactctcgctattcttgctactactactgtccctgctgtcgccaacctcgcttctatcgctatccttactgcgaccactctccctgctcctattattttcgctgcttgtaacaccctcgttgctgccgcctttaaagctcctacccttgctactcctgctattcttactgctcctgctcctacggctcttacttctacgtcctgctcttgctactcttactcctaccgctcttactcctccgcattccgcaatcctccctattactgcttctgctctcgccacttcctctatctctactatccccgtccttcttgctgctctcgctttccccgctgttcccgctgtctctactgctctcttctgccccttacctcctacgcctcctccacctgcggtaactgcggtttcggcggccgctaccgctcctcttgtcgctgctcttactaccctcgctactttcgctttccttgctgctcttaatatcttcgctatcaatcctacggcttctgttctcgctgctcctgatactcttactatctctactgtccttactttgtcccttgtccttgtaacttgcactgctcttaatattcttattactactcctactacccctgcacctgttgccgcttctgcccctgctatccttgctgcttataatatccttacttctacctcttacctcttacagcttatatacacctccggctactgctattgctactgctactctcctactttcgctatcctcgctactcttactgtccttactatcctcgctgttcttactatcctcgctgtcctcattatcctcgctgcttccgctgtccttacaatcctcgctgtcctcgttgtcctcgctgcttccgctgtccttacaatcctcgctgtcctcgttgtcctcgctgcttccgctgtccttacaatcctcgctgtcctcgttgtcctcgctgcttccgctgtcctttctacccttactgcccttactatcctcgctgttcccgctgtccttgcaatcgctacaattaacttaatagttaattcccttgccgttcgcccctttcttgcgctgcccttgttgctcttactgtcctcgcaatcatcgcaatcaccttaattaccttaattgcctctatcctcgcggctacacatcctgctcttactgctcttgctactcttacttctatcgcgcctgcggctcctgctttcctactctcgctatcctcgcttctctcacagctgatcccgctatccctactatccccgccgtcctcgctgctctcgctgctatcgatatcctcgcttctgctcctcactccccaccgctcctactacgcctgcggccgctataactacttctgcccctgctcttgctttccctactgctctcgctgtccctgctgtccccccactgctcgcgctactctcgctgcttctcacttcctaccgctgctacggcttctacaactcctttcgccgctgcggctcctgctctcgctgtccttaccgtcgtcgctgctctcgctactcgctctgttctcgttactctcgctatatgcgcggctctcgatgctctcgctgccaacggtacctatcatgtcgctgctcttatttctctcgcctctctcgctccctacgctctcgctacttgccatctcgttgctctcgcctgcctcgcctgcctcgctctcgctacttgccatctcgttgctctcgcctgcctcgcctgcctcgctctcgttgctcttgccgctcttgctgctctcgctcttgctgctctcgctatcggagctactctcgccgtcgtcacgaccctcgcttttcctccctgctcaagctgctattactgctttcgctacctgccatcaagttgccctcgctgtcctcgccatcctcgccatcctcgccatcctcgccgtcgtcgctgccctcgctatcgccactatcgccactgttgcagctattgctctcgctaccaacgctgcctgcgctcttactgctctcgccgctctcgttaccttctctgccctcgtctttgtcgttgctctcattgctctcgctgttgccgctgctttcgctacctctaatatctttactaccctcgccttcgtcactactctcgctgctctcgccttgatcactgctctcgctgccctcgccttcgtcgctactcttactgctgctactatcgtcactgttgctgctatctctcttgctgctaaccctgcctacgctctcgctgatcttgctgctcttgcctttatcgctgcttacactatccgacctactcgagctgttggagctaccctcgtcaacgttacaactctctatatttcctctactcgcctattaatcttgtaatccaacaaaactctcctgctaagttattgctctcaaccgtctctaacaatcgcttttttcctaaaaactcaaacaacgtcggccctgctcctgaattactaaccccgaactcctctaaccgcgccgtccatcggtttcctacctcgctccgccctaatgctatacttaataacccgcctattaatacccctctatactggcaatccccgtcttggactctctgatatcgcccaaaactattcctttcccaccgattgcatatctcctgcggcactccacaccaaaaacagcccgaataacgctcaaacttaattgtctcttccatcctcttaatcgactccttgatccgctggctctcctgtcgccaacattgccgtacgtcgtgtgcgctcgatccttgccctaccgcctcgcataacccacaccggtttatccattgcgccagctgcctacgcagccactcgacgtcggcgaactcctgctgccgctgctgtatcaatctctgtcgcgggccgccttgctctcgttgctgctgattaaacgcctgccgcgcctcttcttgctccctctccaatgtctccgcctcttcttcgttgctgctgccgccctcggccacctccaccacctccatctcctccacctcctccacctcctccacctcctccatctcttccatctcctcctccatctcctcctccatctcctcctccatctcctcctcctccatctcctcctcctccatctcctccccgtcggctctcatgcatacgtcacacctctcctctccctcctcgcaccgagctcgctcggcctcgcgcctgtctaaatacccgtccaacattacccgtctacatgtcgccgcctcgtctatgccttcgacgtatgctcgcaccaaccgctgctccgcctcccctgcttgtcatccgccgctcgctgctcgccgtcctgcaccatcatgatggcctcgctccgctccccgtctcgcccggctcgcccgctctcctgcgcgtaatccaacacgctaaacggccaatccatgtggacaatgcaccggatatcgggcacgtccactccagtgatcggaatggtctggtctgacttggtcttggtctggtctagaccgccaagacttggtctggtctggcgattttttgagaccgtggtcggaccggtctagatgatcggaccggtccggctataaataggtccacgtgactagatcttagactaatctagccagaaaatttagcacaatatgagtcattaagatcaaggtaagtcttctacttacatagaacaatcaagtccttaacaacctacttatatactattgttatggagccttcaacaccaacctcaccgtccccatcgaatattataagactagatttaacgtctcttactccatctcctatccccacgtcatcacccacccctatactatcacccactcctattcaatatcacgaatctccagatgagttcgtgcagggcggtatcacgtacgtgaaacgtgcaataattgcaaggaaggatttccgtcaaggtacatcacacatctggaagtacggactccaatacattcgagatagcgataagaaagaggtgtattactgccatgagtgcagggttgggaagagcaagcaagagttgtttgtcatcaatggcacttctaggatccggaatcacctggaacagaagcaccagattgatccccagagtggcatcaagcgaaagggttctgtacggaagtctataatcgaccagcaaaaggatggggctgcttccagcatctttttctggaaggagtcagtagagaagtttaaagagcttctaattcgttggattgtgtactgccatatcgccttctttcaattagagaaccagtactttcgtgaactactcctctttttaaatccggcactactcaaccacctcccgaaggctgcgaagactatccgaagctgggtaatgaatgcattcatatcgaagaagcaacagcttagggaggacctacaccattcacggagtaggatctctatctcctttgatctctggacttcaccaaacccttacgctatcctaggcgtcgtcgctatgtggattgatactaccggcatgcgacgtgttaccgctttaggtatgcgacgtatatacggcgaacacactggagagaatcttggatcggtggtccttgaattgctggaagaatacgacattagcggagatcagattggatactttatgctggataatgcctcggcaaatgataccgctgttgagtttatactcaaggatctctgcccatggatgaagtcaaaacaacgtcgtcatcgccggctgcgttgcttgggccatgtcatcaacctctgttgccaggcgttccttatggggcgaaactgtgagaagtatcttgcgaagctggagaagcatcatcaacgtggcgactatacgaaggtggaagagctctggaagaagttcggatgtttgggtcgtcttcacaacctggtgcgatacatcaggcttactccacaacggcgtgaggagtttgctacaattattatcggcggagatctttcgcaattcgacgggcttgagcttatccagaacaactcgacccgctggaactcatggttttattcgattacacgtgcattaaatgttcgagaacgtttagagctcttctcggctcgtcatgtacctggaaagggctccgtagggatcgcgaactttaagcttgatggacagcactggtttgagcttgaaaagattgaactcgctctcaaagacttctatgctgcaactttgctttctgaaggtaagaagacgtcacttgcggactggttttcaactttggactgccttctccgggagataagcgagacgaaggatcactaccacgacatccacactgaggacgataacaactttacatggaagtaccttcaaggctgcgctgatgctgcttggttaaagtgcgttgagtactataacaatcagcagctgaattggcaaaatcgattccctgaagatactgaccttccaccggcatattatgcggctcaaatccttgatccatatcgcaagtggggatggttcaggcaagagtgggttcttcatggcgacgaagagaagaagaggtggtttgaaaacgcacaattagcggtgaagcatctctgggagacagagtataaggcagagatgccaacaatcaaatcaatcaagcttCAGGCCCTATACTTGCTTTGATTGACGTtttcttggtgttgagcttgctTTGATGGGCTTGATAGGTCGATCAGTGAGGCTTgattggtgagcttgatgggcttgatcGCTAGGTAGCCTTAGGAAGCTCCGAAGAGTGAAAAAGGCGGTTTCTGGAGCCAAAAAAAGGCAAAACGAGAAGTTAGTATAGAGTTTCGAACACAAAGCAAAAAAGGCCGCAACTATCTGCTCTAGAGAGAGGTCCTTCTAGGAGCGCGTTTGAGGGAGAATAGCAGTGTTGCGTAGTATATAACCTGAAGTCTTATTGCGCGCGAGTAATCAAGAAAAGATAAGATTGTATCGCTATCGCCGTTGAAACCCAGCTACTCGGGAGTCTCTACGTTGAGCAGAGTGCTCACAAGCTATCCTCATCGTTCACTAGCAGTATATGCCCCCAACAGCAGTAtacagcagggacagtaaCCTCTCTAAGGCCTTTGGATAGGATATATCGAAGCTTAAGACTCATTAATCGACGCGGAGGCAGGCGGTATTATTCAGTGGATGGGCGTTGTAAGGTAGGCGAGACGTCTATTTTAAGAAGTAGTCAGCTACGCTCTGCTAGGTATATTGAAGCTGTAAGAAGCAGCTATCCTGATGACCCTAGAGGTCGTAGacgaggatggagatgggcTGTACTTACCGGAATCGCTAGGTTGCTCCCACGCTGTGAGGTTGTACAACTGCTCAAGGTCGTGATCTGAGAGTTGGCTTGTAGCTGACGTCGGCAGCTTTATGCCAGCGGCATTCCAAGCCCGTACACATTGAAGCGCGGCGAGTAGTTGTGACCCAATCTTGCGCCGTCGCGGAGCAAGTAGATCTCCTAGTTCACTAAACATGCGCTCGCACTCGCAACTGCTCGCTGGAATACTCAACACGTCAATCGCAAAGCGTGAGAGGTCGGGATACTTAGACTGAAGCTGTACCCAGTACTTGATAGGGTTGCCGTCAACGTTAGGGCTGTTGTGCTGCTTACTCGTCCACTTTGGCTCCAATTTGCGCCACCTGTCGTACTCATCTGTGAGCTCATCATCGTCCTCGCTATCGCTTATGATGTACGAGATAGCCTCGTCAATAGCGCCGTTATCACGCTCTTTTGAGGGCTTTGTTGGAGGAGTAGAGGTCGTATACTCTGCCCAAAGAGCACGAAAGTCAGCCATACAGGCGACGAGCCACTCAGGCTTATCACGCCACGCCTTCTCGCAATAGCGTCGATAGTACGGGTGAAGAGCGCAGGCCGCAAAGTACGCGGGTGAGTCGTCGAGTTTACTGTAGTAGTCGTTGAGCTTCTCCCACGCTGCGCGAAAGTTGATAGAGAtgtgatcttcaggcgccTCGCGCTGCTCAAAATCAACCCTCTCGTACTGCCGGAGACGCTGCTCAAAgcgccccataaggaactCAAACACTGGTATAACCTCGTATATCGCACCGAAACGGCCACATTTGCCTCTGCCTTCAAGGCGCTTTGTAGCATCTTTCAGCGGCTTCAGCACCTCAATATACTCAGTTATAACAgcccaatcagcagctgtgAGGCCCTTAGATCTCATCCAAGCAGGCGCCTGGGGCTTCTTGTTGTTCTTCGTTCGGGCGTGTGAGTCGGCAACGCGCTGCTGTTCCACGTAGAAACAAACGTAGGAGTTGAACGCGGGTTGTAGTAATACAGCTCTCTCAAACGCTGAACAAAAGGAGTTCCAGCGCGTAACGCAAGGCTT is a window of Pyrenophora tritici-repentis strain M4 chromosome 2, whole genome shotgun sequence DNA encoding:
- a CDS encoding ComEC, membrane metal-binding protein codes for the protein MLVITPTATTTPVFTAASTNIATAAPTLPILAIHSVLAALAIPAAPAVLAAPALANYAPTISALTALTPAAFTLNAPTPTVTALIAATLNALALTAIALATLAILATTTLLPLLLLLFLLLLLLRLLLLRPALATLTPTALTPPHSAILPITASALATSSISTIPVLLAALAFPAVPAVSTALFCPLPPTPPPPAVTAVSAAATAPLVAALTTLATFAFLAALNIFAINPTASVLAAPDTLTISTVLTLSLVLVTCTALNILITTPTTPAPVAASAPAILAAYNILTSTSYLLQLIYTSGYCYCYCYSPTFAILATLTVLTILAVLTILAVLIILAASAVLTILAVLVVLAASAVLTILAVLVVLAASAVLTILAVLVVLAASAVLSTLTALTILAVPAVLAIATINLIVNSLAVRPFLALPLLLLLSSQSSQSP